In the Maribacter sp. MJ134 genome, one interval contains:
- a CDS encoding pentapeptide repeat-containing protein, whose protein sequence is MTTFISDESFKGLDFTIQRLPKADYENCIFESCNFSDGYLDNQNFMECSFLECNLSNTNVANTQFKEVLFDHCKIMGVKFEDTSDFLMDFTFEHCALQLSSFRTLNLKKTRFLNCKLNEVDFTKTDLTASVFEKCDLERATFEHTILEKVDFTTAFNFNIDPEINRLKNAAFTLKELPKLLKKYQLQIKD, encoded by the coding sequence ATGACCACTTTTATTTCAGATGAATCCTTTAAAGGTTTAGATTTTACCATACAGCGTTTGCCCAAGGCCGACTATGAAAACTGCATATTCGAAAGTTGTAATTTTTCTGACGGTTATCTGGACAATCAAAACTTTATGGAATGTTCTTTTTTGGAATGTAACCTAAGTAATACTAATGTTGCCAATACCCAATTCAAGGAAGTGCTATTTGACCATTGTAAAATCATGGGCGTTAAATTTGAAGATACATCGGATTTTTTAATGGATTTTACTTTTGAGCATTGTGCTTTACAACTCTCCTCTTTTAGGACTCTAAACCTTAAAAAGACGCGATTTTTGAATTGCAAGCTAAACGAGGTAGATTTCACAAAGACAGATTTGACAGCATCCGTTTTTGAGAAATGCGATTTAGAGAGGGCTACCTTTGAACATACTATCCTAGAAAAAGTGGATTTTACTACAGCATTTAATTTTAACATTGACCCTGAAATTAATCGCCTGAAAAATGCCGCATTTACTTTGAAGGAGCTTCCCAAGCTATTAAAAAAATACCAACTTCAAATTAAGGACTAA
- a CDS encoding DUF6265 family protein codes for MKSIVILFLFLGGIANGQNTMSLNANTTSPKATIAEAAWMTGHWKGEAFGGITEEIWSPPSAGSMMFVFRLIVDGEVNFYEIGHIREVDNTLAFELKHFDKELRGWEEKEEVQRFKLIKIADNRLYFDGFTFERLGHDEINIYGLIHQDDGSVAEVKFNYKRQ; via the coding sequence ATGAAATCAATAGTAATCTTGTTCTTATTTTTAGGAGGCATCGCTAATGGTCAAAATACCATGTCCTTAAATGCGAACACGACTTCTCCCAAAGCTACCATTGCGGAGGCAGCATGGATGACAGGCCATTGGAAAGGAGAGGCCTTTGGTGGGATAACAGAAGAAATTTGGAGTCCACCAAGTGCCGGTTCCATGATGTTCGTATTTAGATTGATAGTTGATGGTGAAGTTAATTTCTATGAAATTGGTCATATTCGAGAGGTAGACAACACCTTGGCCTTTGAGTTGAAACATTTTGACAAGGAATTAAGGGGATGGGAAGAGAAAGAAGAAGTACAACGTTTTAAGTTGATTAAAATAGCCGATAACCGTCTCTATTTTGATGGGTTTACTTTTGAAAGACTAGGTCATGACGAAATAAACATTTACGGCCTAATTCACCAAGATGACGGTTCGGTGGCAGAGGTTAAGTTCAACTACAAAAGACAGTAA
- a CDS encoding CBS domain-containing protein yields MGIKSFQGIRKIVKKEFEAPILVSDYMTTKLVTFSPDQSILAVMEQFAKHHISGGPVLDNNGFLVGIISEADCMKQISESRYFNQPILDKSVERYMTKNVETIPHDISIFDAAGIFDKHNRRRLPVMKNGLLVGQISRKDIVIAALKLSGHNWK; encoded by the coding sequence ATGGGAATCAAGAGCTTTCAAGGGATACGCAAGATCGTAAAAAAAGAATTCGAAGCGCCTATTTTGGTCTCAGATTATATGACGACCAAACTAGTGACCTTTAGTCCGGATCAATCCATTCTCGCGGTTATGGAGCAGTTTGCAAAGCACCATATTTCCGGGGGTCCCGTTTTGGACAATAATGGATTTTTAGTGGGTATCATCTCCGAGGCGGATTGCATGAAGCAGATTTCCGAAAGTCGCTATTTTAATCAGCCTATATTGGACAAAAGCGTGGAACGATACATGACTAAAAATGTAGAAACGATACCTCATGATATCTCTATCTTTGATGCTGCAGGCATTTTTGACAAGCACAATAGACGCCGATTACCAGTAATGAAGAATGGACTGCTTGTAGGGCAGATAAGCCGCAAGGATATCGTTATAGCCGCTTTGAAATTAAGCGGACACAATTGGAAATAG
- a CDS encoding NAD(P)H-binding protein produces MTKQTIGILGIGWLGLPLAKEFIADGYAVKGTTTSLTKIDDVRAAGIKPYQIKLSEHQITGEIEDFLKDLNYLIINVPPGLRGTGPKESYVKKMQLLHLEIKKASVKHVIFVSSTAVYGNATGDVDEETIPQPISESGIQLLTSENLFRKDSSLKTTILRFAGLIGPSRHPVTILSTKKNLKDGNAPVNLIHLDDCIGIIKSIILENQWDTVLNGVHPEHPSKRDYYTRIAKTRDLKIPEYQLVKDKKYKKIITCRSFLIKRRSFFTSLYD; encoded by the coding sequence TTGACAAAGCAAACAATAGGAATACTTGGAATTGGTTGGTTAGGACTGCCGTTGGCAAAAGAATTTATCGCCGATGGGTATGCGGTAAAGGGCACTACCACATCCCTGACTAAAATAGATGATGTAAGAGCGGCGGGCATCAAACCTTATCAGATTAAACTTTCAGAGCATCAAATTACCGGAGAAATAGAGGATTTCCTTAAGGACCTTAATTATCTGATCATTAACGTGCCTCCGGGATTAAGAGGAACAGGTCCAAAGGAAAGCTATGTAAAAAAGATGCAATTGCTACATCTGGAAATAAAAAAAGCCTCAGTAAAACACGTCATTTTTGTGAGTAGCACGGCTGTTTACGGTAATGCCACCGGGGACGTCGACGAAGAAACTATACCACAGCCTATTTCTGAATCTGGTATACAATTATTAACATCAGAGAACTTATTTAGAAAAGATTCATCCTTAAAAACGACCATTCTCCGTTTCGCCGGATTAATAGGACCTTCAAGACATCCTGTTACCATTTTATCCACAAAAAAGAACCTAAAAGATGGCAATGCCCCTGTAAACCTCATTCATCTAGATGATTGTATCGGTATTATTAAGAGCATCATATTAGAAAATCAATGGGACACGGTGCTTAATGGAGTCCACCCAGAACATCCCTCGAAGAGAGATTATTATACTAGAATTGCTAAAACAAGAGACTTAAAAATACCTGAATATCAATTAGTTAAGGATAAAAAGTATAAGAAAATCATTACTTGTAGGTCTTTTCTTATTAAGAGAAGGTCGTTTTTCACCTCGCTATACGATTAG
- a CDS encoding nuclear transport factor 2 family protein: MKKISVLLFFIGCFTFAQDKTKEAIDSTLEAWHEAASNAAFDTYFDLMTADAVFIGTDATEHWDIPAFKAYSKPHFDKGKAWSFRAVERNIYLNETQDIAWFDELLDTQMKLCRGSGVLKKTPNGWKITHYVLSIAVPNEYVGELIAIKKDTDNALLTKLSRN; this comes from the coding sequence ATGAAAAAAATTAGCGTTTTACTATTCTTCATAGGATGCTTTACGTTCGCACAGGACAAGACCAAAGAAGCAATAGACAGTACTTTGGAGGCATGGCACGAAGCTGCCAGTAATGCAGCGTTCGATACGTATTTTGACTTAATGACCGCCGATGCCGTATTCATTGGAACGGACGCTACGGAGCATTGGGATATACCAGCGTTCAAAGCGTATTCAAAACCGCATTTTGATAAAGGTAAGGCGTGGAGCTTTAGAGCGGTTGAGCGCAACATTTACCTCAATGAAACGCAAGATATCGCTTGGTTCGACGAGTTGTTGGATACACAAATGAAATTGTGTAGAGGTTCCGGAGTTCTAAAAAAGACCCCCAATGGATGGAAAATTACACATTATGTCCTTTCTATTGCGGTTCCTAATGAGTATGTAGGCGAACTTATTGCCATCAAAAAAGACACCGATAACGCCTTATTGACAAAGTTATCTAGAAATTAA
- a CDS encoding NAD-dependent epimerase/dehydratase family protein — MQKYILIIGACGQIGTELTLALRSKYGNDHVIASDIREGSESLMASGPFEILDATDYDALEEIVAYYEISEVYLMAAMLSATAEKFPMRAWNLNMNSLFNVLNLGKEKKIDKIFWPSSIAVFGPNTPKTDTPQNTIMEPSTVYGISKQSGERWCEYYFNKFNVDVRSIRYPGLISWKTMPGGGTTDYAVEIYHKALAKSAYTCFLKEDTALPMMFMDDAIRATLQIMESAPEAIKVRSSYNLSAMSFTPAQMAKSIQEQLPDFKMKYEPDFRQAIADSWPSSIDDTNAQQDWGWNAEFDLEKTTNEMLVNLSS, encoded by the coding sequence ATGCAAAAATATATCTTAATCATCGGTGCCTGCGGGCAAATAGGAACGGAACTCACATTAGCCTTACGTTCTAAATACGGAAATGACCATGTCATTGCCAGTGATATTAGAGAAGGTAGCGAAAGTCTTATGGCTTCTGGTCCTTTTGAAATTCTGGATGCTACGGATTACGACGCTTTAGAAGAGATAGTAGCATATTATGAAATTAGTGAAGTCTACCTTATGGCGGCCATGTTAAGTGCCACTGCAGAGAAATTCCCGATGCGGGCATGGAACCTGAATATGAATTCCCTTTTTAACGTGCTAAATCTAGGGAAGGAAAAGAAAATAGATAAAATCTTTTGGCCTTCCAGCATTGCCGTTTTTGGTCCTAATACTCCAAAAACAGATACCCCTCAGAATACCATAATGGAGCCCAGCACGGTATACGGAATAAGCAAACAAAGTGGGGAGCGCTGGTGCGAGTACTATTTTAACAAGTTCAACGTAGATGTGCGAAGCATACGTTATCCTGGCTTAATTAGTTGGAAAACCATGCCCGGAGGGGGTACCACGGATTATGCCGTGGAAATTTATCACAAGGCTCTTGCGAAAAGTGCCTATACCTGTTTTCTTAAGGAAGATACCGCATTGCCCATGATGTTCATGGATGATGCCATTAGGGCTACACTACAGATAATGGAGTCAGCACCAGAAGCCATAAAAGTCCGCTCTTCTTATAATTTATCCGCTATGAGTTTTACTCCGGCGCAGATGGCCAAAAGTATTCAAGAGCAACTCCCGGACTTTAAAATGAAGTACGAACCGGACTTTAGACAAGCCATTGCAGATTCATGGCCCAGTAGTATAGATGACACGAACGCTCAACAAGATTGGGGTTGGAACGCAGAATTTGATTTAGAGAAAACTACAAATGAGATGTTGGTAAATTTAAGTAGCTAA
- a CDS encoding RNA polymerase sigma factor RpoD/SigA yields MRQLKITKQITNRDSKSLEKYFQEISKLDMITAEEEVELAIRIREGDQVALNKLVNANLRFVVSAAKQYQGRGLRLSDLINEGNFGLVKAAKRFDETRGFKFISYAVWWIRQSILQAISEQSRVVRLPLNKIGTISKIYKVHSNLEQKYQRQPSAEEIAGELDISVSKVKGATKNSGRHISMDAPLREGETSSLYHVMKSKNATSPDKKVMQDSLSTDIDLALDTLPDREQNIVRLYFGIGERHPMSLNEIGEIFDLTRERVRQIKEKAIRLLRNKSRNKVLRAYL; encoded by the coding sequence ATGCGCCAATTAAAAATTACAAAGCAGATTACCAACAGGGATTCCAAATCTTTAGAAAAGTATTTTCAGGAAATTTCTAAATTAGATATGATAACAGCAGAGGAAGAGGTGGAACTAGCGATTAGAATACGAGAAGGTGATCAAGTGGCTTTGAATAAATTGGTGAATGCTAATTTACGTTTTGTGGTTTCTGCCGCAAAGCAATATCAAGGTAGGGGATTGCGCCTTTCAGACCTTATTAACGAAGGAAATTTCGGATTGGTCAAAGCGGCCAAACGTTTTGACGAGACCCGTGGGTTCAAATTCATTTCGTATGCAGTGTGGTGGATACGGCAATCTATCCTACAGGCCATATCCGAACAGTCCAGAGTAGTGCGCTTACCTTTGAACAAAATAGGAACTATCAGTAAAATATATAAAGTACATTCTAACTTAGAGCAGAAATATCAACGCCAACCATCCGCCGAGGAGATTGCAGGTGAATTGGATATCAGTGTATCAAAGGTTAAGGGTGCAACGAAAAATTCTGGAAGACATATTTCTATGGACGCACCTTTGCGTGAAGGAGAAACGTCTAGCCTGTACCATGTAATGAAATCAAAAAATGCCACAAGTCCGGACAAAAAGGTGATGCAAGATTCCCTTTCAACCGATATTGATTTAGCATTGGATACGTTACCCGATAGGGAGCAAAACATTGTGCGTCTTTATTTCGGTATTGGCGAGCGTCATCCGATGAGCCTCAATGAAATAGGGGAAATATTCGATTTAACAAGGGAAAGGGTCAGACAAATTAAGGAAAAAGCGATACGCTTGTTAAGGAATAAATCCAGAAATAAAGTCCTAAGGGCTTATCTGTAG
- a CDS encoding bifunctional GNAT family N-acetyltransferase/carbon-nitrogen hydrolase family protein — translation MKIEHIENIELKFLDLDDYQELKTAMISAYSNMPGAYWKEKHIEALIKKFPDGQVVIKINGQLAGVALSIIVDYDKFDDNHTYEQITGNYSFKTHDPDGDVLYGIEVFIKPEFRGLRLGRRLYDYRKELCEKLNLKSIVFGGRMPNYHTYAEALTPKEYIAKVRRKEIQDPVLNFQISNDFHPAKVMKGYLDGDLASGEFAILMEWDNIYYQKPSKKAATKKTVIRLGLIQWQMRPYKDLEELLQQAEYFVDAVSGYRSDFALFPEFFNAPLMAKDNHLSTPDAIRELAKHTEAIVQKFSEFSISYNINIITGSMPEMINGRLYNVGYLCRRDGSMERYEKLHVTPDEAKVWGMQGGTQLKAFDTDCGKIGVLICYDSEFPELSRLLADEGMDILFVPFLTDTQNGYSRVRHCAQARAIENECYVAIAGSVGNLPNVQNMDIQFAQSMVFTPCDFSFPTNGIKAEATPNTEMILIADVDIDLLRELNQFGAVRNLKDRRTDIFELRKK, via the coding sequence ATGAAAATAGAACATATAGAAAATATTGAATTAAAGTTTTTAGACCTGGACGATTATCAGGAATTAAAAACCGCAATGATATCGGCATACTCCAATATGCCCGGGGCTTACTGGAAAGAAAAACATATAGAAGCCCTGATAAAGAAGTTTCCTGATGGCCAAGTTGTTATTAAGATTAACGGACAATTGGCCGGTGTGGCCCTTTCCATAATCGTAGATTACGATAAGTTCGATGATAATCACACCTACGAACAGATAACGGGTAATTATTCTTTTAAGACGCACGATCCCGATGGAGATGTGCTCTACGGTATCGAGGTTTTTATAAAGCCAGAGTTCAGAGGCTTAAGATTGGGCCGTAGGTTGTATGATTATAGAAAGGAACTCTGTGAGAAGCTAAACCTTAAGAGCATTGTTTTTGGTGGTCGTATGCCCAATTATCATACCTATGCAGAAGCGTTGACCCCAAAAGAATATATCGCCAAGGTGCGTCGTAAAGAGATACAAGACCCCGTACTCAATTTTCAAATTAGCAACGATTTTCATCCGGCAAAAGTGATGAAAGGCTATTTAGACGGAGATTTGGCATCTGGAGAGTTTGCCATTCTAATGGAGTGGGACAATATTTACTATCAAAAACCATCCAAAAAAGCTGCCACTAAAAAGACGGTAATTCGCTTAGGATTAATACAGTGGCAAATGCGTCCTTATAAAGATTTAGAGGAGCTGTTGCAGCAGGCAGAGTATTTTGTGGATGCGGTCTCTGGCTACCGCTCGGATTTTGCGCTGTTCCCTGAGTTTTTTAACGCTCCACTAATGGCAAAGGACAACCATTTGTCCACGCCGGATGCCATACGGGAGCTTGCTAAACATACCGAAGCTATCGTACAGAAGTTCTCGGAATTTTCCATTTCCTATAACATCAATATCATCACGGGAAGCATGCCGGAAATGATTAATGGGAGACTCTATAATGTGGGTTATCTATGCAGACGAGATGGAAGTATGGAGCGTTACGAAAAGTTGCATGTTACCCCAGATGAAGCTAAAGTTTGGGGTATGCAAGGGGGCACGCAACTGAAGGCATTTGATACCGACTGTGGCAAAATTGGAGTGCTTATTTGCTATGATTCCGAATTTCCGGAATTAAGTCGTCTTCTGGCAGATGAGGGGATGGACATTCTTTTTGTACCCTTTTTAACGGATACACAAAACGGGTATTCTAGGGTAAGGCACTGTGCGCAGGCAAGGGCTATAGAGAACGAATGTTACGTAGCCATTGCCGGTAGTGTGGGTAATTTACCCAATGTGCAGAATATGGATATCCAATTTGCGCAATCCATGGTTTTTACGCCTTGCGATTTTTCTTTTCCTACTAACGGGATTAAAGCCGAGGCAACCCCAAATACCGAAATGATACTGATTGCCGATGTGGATATCGACTTGTTACGGGAATTGAATCAATTCGGTGCGGTAAGAAACCTAAAGGACCGTAGAACCGATATCTTTGAACTTAGAAAAAAATAA
- a CDS encoding deoxyhypusine synthase family protein: MKTKGAISNFIEKYYLHFNAAALVDAAKGYKEQLNNGAKMLVSLAGAMSTAELGKIFAEMIRKDKVHIISCTGANLEEDIMNLVAHSHYKRVPNYRDLTPQDEWDLLEKGLNRVTDTCIPEEEAFRRIQEHIVKIWMDAEAKGERYLPHEYMYKLLLSGVLEEHYEIDLKDSWMYAAAEKNLPIVCPGWEDSTMGNIFASYVLKGDLKASTMKSGIEYMTFLADWYTDNSSNGIGFFQIGGGIAGDFPICVVPMLYQDMERTDTPFWSYFCQISDSTTSYGSYSGAVPNEKITWGKLDIDTPKFIIESDATIVAPLIFAYLLDL, encoded by the coding sequence ATGAAGACTAAAGGAGCGATCTCAAATTTTATCGAAAAATACTACCTACACTTTAACGCAGCAGCTTTAGTAGACGCAGCCAAAGGCTATAAGGAGCAGTTGAACAATGGGGCTAAAATGTTGGTTTCCTTGGCTGGAGCCATGAGTACGGCAGAACTGGGCAAGATTTTTGCGGAGATGATCCGCAAGGATAAAGTCCATATAATTTCATGTACCGGAGCCAATTTAGAGGAGGATATTATGAATTTGGTAGCACATTCACATTACAAACGTGTTCCGAATTATCGCGATTTAACGCCTCAAGATGAATGGGACTTGCTAGAGAAAGGATTAAACCGTGTAACGGATACCTGTATTCCAGAAGAAGAGGCGTTTAGAAGAATACAGGAACATATTGTAAAAATTTGGATGGATGCAGAAGCAAAGGGAGAACGTTATCTGCCTCACGAGTATATGTATAAATTATTACTTTCCGGTGTTTTGGAAGAACACTATGAAATAGACCTTAAAGATTCTTGGATGTATGCCGCCGCGGAAAAAAACCTGCCTATCGTTTGTCCCGGTTGGGAAGACAGTACCATGGGAAATATTTTTGCGTCCTATGTCCTAAAGGGAGACCTGAAGGCCAGCACCATGAAATCGGGAATAGAGTACATGACCTTCTTAGCGGATTGGTATACGGATAATTCATCCAATGGAATCGGATTCTTCCAAATTGGAGGTGGTATTGCAGGAGATTTCCCAATCTGTGTGGTTCCCATGCTCTATCAGGATATGGAACGTACGGACACACCGTTTTGGAGTTATTTTTGTCAGATAAGTGATAGTACAACGAGTTATGGTTCTTACTCGGGAGCCGTTCCTAACGAAAAAATCACATGGGGAAAACTGGATATTGATACACCAAAGTTTATCATTGAAAGTGATGCCACTATTGTAGCACCTTTAATTTTTGCTTATCTTTTAGATTTATAA
- the speB gene encoding agmatinase, which produces MKSTKNYAGIADEFAQLETAKVVLIPVPYDGTSTWGKGADKGPEAFLEASENMELYDIETESEVYRQGIHLAEAITENTSPEAMVNAVHRTTKEYIKRNKFVTLFGGEHSISIGSIRAFNECFDNLTVLHIDAHADLRESYDGTAYNHACAVHEASQNTNLVQVGIRSMDAIEKTFMDAEKTFFAHDMVTDEYWMDKVIEAMSDTVFITFDLDALDPSILPSTGTPEPGGLLWYETLDFLKQVFEEKNVVGFDIVELCPNKVDKSSDFLAAKLYYKMLSYKFMGQDIDEDYDNTYDVDYKSNNGLKFQDDED; this is translated from the coding sequence ATGAAATCAACAAAGAATTACGCAGGTATCGCTGACGAATTCGCGCAACTGGAAACCGCAAAGGTGGTTTTAATCCCTGTTCCTTACGACGGGACAAGTACTTGGGGAAAAGGAGCTGACAAGGGTCCGGAAGCTTTCTTAGAAGCCTCGGAGAACATGGAGCTCTATGATATTGAGACGGAGTCGGAAGTATACCGGCAAGGCATACATTTGGCAGAGGCTATTACGGAGAACACTTCCCCGGAAGCTATGGTAAATGCCGTGCATAGAACCACCAAGGAATATATAAAACGAAATAAATTCGTAACCCTATTCGGTGGCGAGCATTCTATTTCTATAGGGAGTATTAGAGCTTTTAATGAATGTTTTGATAATCTTACGGTACTGCATATCGATGCTCACGCAGATTTACGTGAGTCCTATGATGGTACGGCGTATAACCATGCTTGTGCCGTACACGAGGCGAGCCAAAACACCAATTTGGTTCAGGTAGGAATACGCTCTATGGACGCTATCGAGAAAACCTTTATGGATGCGGAAAAGACATTCTTTGCCCATGATATGGTTACGGATGAATATTGGATGGACAAGGTTATAGAGGCCATGTCGGATACCGTATTCATTACTTTTGACTTGGATGCTTTAGACCCTTCAATACTTCCTTCTACAGGAACTCCCGAGCCAGGTGGCTTATTATGGTACGAAACACTGGATTTTTTAAAACAGGTTTTTGAAGAGAAAAATGTAGTCGGTTTTGATATCGTTGAACTATGTCCGAATAAAGTAGATAAGTCTTCGGATTTTCTTGCTGCAAAACTTTATTATAAAATGTTGAGCTATAAATTTATGGGACAGGACATAGACGAAGACTATGATAATACTTACGATGTGGATTATAAATCCAATAACGGATTAAAATTTCAAGATGATGAAGACTAA
- a CDS encoding arginine decarboxylase, with translation MNTKYIDLIEQTYDFPQEEFTLEGEHLHFHGIDLKKLIAQYGSPLKFTYLPKISENIQRAQHWFKKAIDKYDYKGTYKYCYCTKSSHFQHVLHEALKNTIHIETSSAFDINIVEELKSVGKIKDDTYVLCNGFKRAQYIENIGRLINNGHRNCIPIIDNYEEIDLLSDVIKDDFQVGIRIASEEEPKFEFYTSRLGIGYKNIVPFYEDQIKNNDKVELKMLHFFINTGIRDNAYYWNELVKCLKVYVKLKKVCPSLDSLNIGGGFPIKNSLAFDYDYEYMVDEIINQINITCAEAEVPVPNIFTEFGSFTVGESGGAIYEILYQKQQNDREKWNMIDSSFITTLPDTWAINKRFIMLPINRWNDEYERVLLGGLTCDSDDYYNSEQNMNAIYLPKYKRDKPLYIGFFNTGAYQETIGGYGGLQHCLIPQPKHVLIDRDDEGNLMTTLFNPQQKAEDLLKILGYGSRFEVKQDTLEELQDEVR, from the coding sequence ATGAATACCAAATATATTGACCTCATAGAACAAACCTATGATTTCCCTCAAGAAGAATTTACTTTAGAAGGAGAGCACCTGCACTTTCATGGAATCGATTTAAAAAAATTAATCGCGCAGTACGGGAGTCCTCTAAAATTTACCTATCTGCCAAAAATATCGGAGAATATTCAAAGAGCCCAACATTGGTTCAAAAAAGCTATTGATAAATACGACTATAAGGGTACGTACAAGTATTGTTACTGTACAAAAAGCTCTCATTTTCAGCATGTGTTACACGAGGCACTGAAAAATACTATTCATATCGAGACTTCATCGGCTTTTGACATTAATATTGTGGAAGAACTCAAAAGTGTAGGGAAAATTAAGGACGATACCTATGTACTTTGCAACGGTTTTAAAAGAGCCCAATACATTGAGAACATAGGAAGACTGATTAACAATGGCCATCGGAATTGTATCCCCATTATAGATAATTACGAGGAGATAGATTTACTCTCTGATGTTATTAAGGACGATTTTCAAGTAGGTATTAGGATTGCATCGGAAGAAGAACCGAAATTCGAGTTTTATACCTCTCGCTTGGGCATTGGCTATAAAAACATTGTTCCTTTTTATGAAGATCAAATTAAGAACAATGATAAAGTAGAGCTTAAAATGCTTCATTTTTTCATTAATACCGGTATTCGCGATAACGCCTATTATTGGAACGAACTAGTCAAATGTTTAAAAGTATACGTAAAGTTGAAAAAGGTTTGTCCGTCTTTGGACAGCTTAAACATTGGTGGAGGTTTCCCCATAAAAAACAGTTTGGCGTTCGATTATGATTATGAATATATGGTCGATGAAATCATTAATCAAATTAATATTACCTGTGCAGAGGCCGAGGTACCTGTACCTAACATTTTTACGGAATTCGGAAGCTTTACCGTTGGGGAAAGTGGCGGTGCCATCTATGAAATTCTGTATCAAAAACAACAGAACGATAGGGAAAAATGGAATATGATAGATTCCTCTTTCATCACTACCCTGCCAGATACTTGGGCCATAAATAAACGTTTTATCATGCTGCCCATTAACCGCTGGAACGATGAATATGAGCGTGTGCTTCTGGGTGGACTTACTTGTGATAGTGATGATTATTACAATAGTGAACAAAACATGAACGCTATTTATTTACCTAAATACAAGCGGGACAAACCTTTGTATATCGGATTTTTCAATACTGGGGCGTACCAAGAAACTATAGGGGGTTACGGAGGCTTACAACATTGTCTAATTCCGCAACCAAAGCATGTTTTAATTGATAGGGACGATGAGGGCAATCTAATGACCACTTTGTTCAACCCTCAACAAAAGGCAGAAGATTTACTCAAAATATTGGGATACGGTTCCAGATTTGAAGTAAAACAGGATACGCTAGAAGAGCTTCAGGATGAAGTACGTTAG